In Oceaniferula marina, the following proteins share a genomic window:
- a CDS encoding glycoside hydrolase family 88 protein, translated as MHCYSLLTLLAGATLATAIPATAKEPTPTPAKVLSDMKRVADWQIANPSRHRVSDWTQAPFFIGLTNLHQVSGEKRYLDVVTGFGKQINFGPGKRVYHADDHAVLQAWLDLYTLQPDQKQRLQPSIDHFPKLLKVLSKKQPASVSGGTFTWCWCDALFMSPPVWAQLSSLTKDPKYLEWADREWWTTTDVLYDPEAHLYYRDNKYFKKRTETGRKIFWARGNGWVIGGLVRMLDYLPADHPSRGKYLALYHDMMHALLKLQNPDGLWRTSLLDPEGNIGESSGTSFFVYGMAWGVNRGLLPADTFQPAVIKGWNALCQNIQATGMLGYVQKIGEAPGGAGPRSTEVYGSGAFLLAGAEIIRGLDPSKQKKGLTSYQGAKIKAPFLNAKPRVVARFVPERSDDFAWENDLIAFRTYGAALRSGTEDSGFDAWLKRVPSPVVDKWYLEDAKVLPYGNVNKSYHHDHGEGYDGYKVGNTRGCGGIALWTDGKLHNSNTFVGYKVIEQSPERAIFDLYYTSKFQGKLLRESKRITIIMGQRLFQCESRFTLDGKPASFHVAIGLNPQDKQSKAAFSPRQGKMLLWENLDGLGFGQGIIVDPASVSKMINHTDAKGQQQALCIAKTDDTGYIRWFSGYGWEGQGEITNAKLWTSYLDQFAATFLKTPFADHSQSLTVHQLPIPLDPLQPVPVKGVPGATRIKPNGGWCWYQGPRAIVTKNGKVLFTSIAGDTYAGHDAGDLWATSWDPNSGEVTHFELHNQFQRDDHNVAGLLEKPDGTILAVYGKHGSDRLQRWRHTTQPGDISSWTKEQSLNTGAAYTYSNVFRLSEENGKIYNFSRSIGYNPNCTISDDNGKSWKKGWRLLHWAKSDYKGDPNHTGVDGSRPYLRYASNNKDSIHFVTTEDHPRAYDNSIYHGYYSAGKLHNSTGSVLSQPASKDAKRLTPQSFTKVYQGGIDNVAWTVDLELDTKGLPYTVFSVQIDGKATRKQRYKNTCNDHRYWYARFDGKQWHSHEMAYAGTMLYSSESDYTGLVALDPDDPNTVVISTNADPVTGKALISNADQKRHWELYKGTTRNGGKTWQWTAITKNSDVDNLRPVIPSNPGGKRIILWGQGDLKSFTNYRLDICGITEERD; from the coding sequence ATGCATTGTTACTCTCTTCTCACGCTTCTTGCGGGAGCAACCCTCGCCACAGCGATCCCAGCTACCGCCAAAGAACCGACACCCACTCCTGCCAAGGTGCTCAGCGATATGAAACGTGTCGCCGACTGGCAAATTGCCAACCCTTCCAGACACCGCGTATCCGATTGGACCCAAGCACCCTTTTTCATCGGGCTGACCAACCTGCACCAAGTCTCAGGAGAGAAACGCTATCTCGATGTCGTCACGGGATTTGGCAAACAAATCAACTTTGGTCCGGGCAAACGTGTCTATCATGCCGATGACCATGCCGTCCTGCAAGCCTGGCTCGACCTCTACACCCTGCAACCCGATCAGAAACAACGGCTCCAGCCCAGTATTGACCATTTCCCAAAACTCCTCAAGGTGCTGTCGAAAAAGCAACCCGCGTCGGTTTCCGGCGGAACCTTCACCTGGTGCTGGTGTGATGCCCTCTTTATGTCTCCCCCTGTCTGGGCACAGCTCTCCAGCCTGACCAAAGATCCCAAATACCTCGAATGGGCGGACCGCGAATGGTGGACCACCACCGACGTTCTCTACGACCCCGAAGCCCACCTCTACTACCGCGATAACAAGTACTTCAAAAAACGTACGGAAACAGGGCGCAAAATCTTCTGGGCACGTGGCAATGGCTGGGTCATCGGCGGACTTGTCCGCATGCTCGATTACTTACCTGCCGATCACCCATCCCGCGGCAAATACCTCGCGCTCTATCACGACATGATGCATGCGCTGCTCAAGCTGCAAAACCCCGACGGACTCTGGCGCACCAGTTTGCTTGACCCTGAAGGGAACATTGGCGAATCGAGCGGTACCAGCTTTTTTGTCTACGGAATGGCATGGGGGGTTAACCGCGGGCTGCTTCCCGCCGATACCTTCCAACCCGCCGTCATCAAAGGTTGGAATGCCCTCTGCCAAAATATCCAAGCCACCGGGATGCTCGGATACGTGCAAAAAATTGGCGAAGCCCCGGGTGGTGCCGGTCCAAGATCAACCGAAGTCTATGGCTCGGGAGCCTTCCTGCTCGCAGGCGCTGAAATCATTCGCGGCCTTGATCCTAGTAAACAAAAAAAGGGCCTGACCTCCTACCAAGGTGCGAAAATCAAGGCCCCGTTCCTCAATGCCAAACCTCGCGTCGTTGCCCGATTTGTCCCGGAACGCTCAGACGACTTTGCCTGGGAAAATGATCTCATCGCCTTCCGCACCTATGGCGCCGCGCTTCGCTCCGGCACCGAAGACAGCGGCTTTGATGCCTGGCTCAAACGCGTGCCCTCCCCGGTCGTCGACAAATGGTACTTGGAAGATGCCAAGGTCCTCCCCTACGGTAATGTCAACAAAAGCTACCACCACGACCACGGTGAAGGCTACGATGGTTACAAGGTAGGCAACACCCGCGGTTGCGGTGGCATCGCGCTCTGGACCGATGGCAAACTTCATAATTCCAATACCTTCGTCGGATATAAAGTCATCGAACAATCACCTGAGCGTGCCATCTTTGACCTCTACTACACCAGCAAGTTTCAAGGAAAGCTTCTTCGGGAAAGCAAGCGGATCACCATCATCATGGGGCAGCGTTTGTTCCAATGTGAATCGCGCTTCACCCTCGATGGCAAACCTGCCTCATTCCATGTCGCCATTGGTCTCAATCCTCAGGACAAACAGAGTAAAGCTGCCTTTTCACCCAGACAAGGTAAGATGCTCCTCTGGGAAAACCTCGATGGTCTCGGATTCGGACAAGGTATCATCGTCGATCCTGCCTCCGTCAGTAAAATGATCAACCATACGGACGCCAAGGGGCAACAACAAGCACTCTGCATCGCCAAAACAGACGATACCGGCTACATCCGTTGGTTCAGCGGCTATGGCTGGGAAGGACAAGGGGAAATCACCAACGCCAAACTCTGGACCAGCTACTTGGATCAATTTGCAGCGACATTCCTCAAAACTCCTTTTGCCGACCACAGCCAATCGCTGACCGTTCACCAACTCCCAATCCCGCTGGACCCACTCCAACCGGTCCCGGTCAAAGGTGTTCCGGGAGCCACCCGGATCAAACCTAACGGCGGATGGTGCTGGTACCAAGGACCACGCGCCATTGTCACCAAAAACGGTAAAGTCCTCTTTACCTCCATCGCCGGCGATACCTACGCCGGACACGATGCCGGAGATCTCTGGGCAACCTCCTGGGACCCCAACTCCGGTGAAGTCACTCACTTCGAACTCCACAACCAATTCCAACGTGACGACCACAACGTCGCCGGACTACTCGAAAAACCCGACGGCACCATCCTTGCCGTCTATGGAAAACACGGAAGTGACCGACTGCAACGCTGGCGCCATACCACCCAACCCGGTGACATCTCTAGCTGGACTAAAGAACAATCACTCAATACCGGAGCTGCCTACACATACTCCAATGTCTTTCGGCTCTCTGAAGAAAATGGCAAGATTTACAACTTCTCGCGCAGCATCGGCTACAATCCCAATTGCACCATCTCCGATGACAATGGCAAATCATGGAAAAAAGGATGGCGGCTTCTCCATTGGGCAAAATCCGACTACAAAGGCGACCCTAACCACACAGGCGTTGACGGCTCACGCCCCTATCTACGATACGCATCCAACAACAAAGACAGCATTCATTTTGTCACCACCGAAGACCACCCCCGCGCTTACGACAACTCAATCTATCACGGATACTACAGCGCCGGAAAATTGCATAACTCCACCGGCTCGGTTCTCAGCCAACCTGCATCCAAAGATGCCAAACGCCTCACCCCTCAGTCCTTTACCAAAGTCTATCAAGGCGGCATCGATAACGTCGCTTGGACCGTCGATTTGGAACTCGACACCAAGGGTCTCCCCTACACCGTCTTTTCTGTACAAATCGATGGCAAGGCAACCCGTAAGCAACGCTATAAAAACACCTGTAATGATCACCGCTACTGGTATGCTCGCTTCGATGGCAAACAATGGCACAGTCACGAAATGGCATACGCCGGCACCATGCTGTACAGCTCGGAAAGTGATTACACCGGCCTCGTCGCCCTCGATCCTGACGACCCTAATACGGTGGTCATTTCTACCAATGCCGACCCAGTCACTGGCAAAGCACTCATCTCAAATGCCGATCAAAAACGCCACTGGGAACTCTACAAAGGAACCACCCGCAACGGTGGCAAAACTTGGCAATGGACAGCGATCACCAAAAACTCCGATGTCGACAACCTCCGCCCCGTGATCCCGTCCAACCCGGGCGGCAAACGCATCATTCTTTGGGGGCAAGGCGATCTCAAAAGCTTCACCAACTATCGACTCGATATTTGCGGAATCACCGAAGAGCGCGATTAA
- a CDS encoding sulfatase, with protein MKRLISSLILTSGLFSLSSLLIQASPADDRKGVQASTADDRKGAQAVTPPNIIYINIDDLGWADLGYNGSTFYETPNIDRFASQSMNFTNGYAPAANCAPSRACCLTGQWTPRHGVYTVNNSDRGKASTRKLIPTKNTLHISNDNPTIGDALKAGGYHTATMGKWHVTKDPLKNGFDINIGGTQAGGPYNGGYHSPFKYPNLEEKEPGVYLTDRLTDEAIRYVSDTSKRPFFLYLPYFAIHTPIQGKKEKIEHFKKKIKPGSGQKNPEYAAMISSLDDNIGRLMKTLDEQGLSDNTLVIFTSDNGGVYKLSQQKPLRAGKGAYYEGGIREPFLIRWPAKVKAGKNPTPVVGIDFFPTLLDAAKVKPPKGKVLDGLSLLPELTGSGKLASRALYWHFPIYLQGGNSDCQDGIFRTRPGSAIRHGDWKLIEYFENGDLELYNLAKDEGEQKNLASSHPEKTQELLGMLKSWRKQTKAPVPSQLNPKFKP; from the coding sequence ATGAAACGTCTCATCTCGTCCCTTATTCTAACCTCTGGACTCTTCTCCCTGTCTTCTCTGCTGATACAAGCCTCCCCAGCGGACGACCGCAAGGGAGTGCAAGCATCTACAGCGGACGACCGCAAGGGAGCGCAAGCGGTCACTCCCCCCAACATCATCTATATCAACATCGACGATCTCGGCTGGGCCGACCTCGGATACAACGGCAGCACGTTTTACGAAACCCCCAACATCGATCGCTTTGCCAGCCAAAGCATGAACTTCACCAACGGCTACGCGCCGGCCGCCAACTGCGCCCCAAGCCGGGCCTGCTGCCTGACCGGCCAGTGGACGCCACGCCACGGCGTCTACACCGTCAACAACTCCGACCGGGGAAAAGCCAGCACCCGTAAACTCATCCCCACCAAAAACACCCTGCATATCAGCAACGATAATCCGACCATTGGCGACGCCCTGAAAGCCGGCGGTTACCACACCGCCACCATGGGGAAATGGCACGTCACCAAAGACCCGCTGAAAAATGGATTCGATATCAACATCGGAGGAACCCAGGCCGGAGGTCCCTACAACGGTGGCTACCACTCCCCCTTCAAATACCCCAACCTCGAAGAAAAAGAGCCCGGCGTCTACCTCACCGACCGCCTCACCGATGAAGCCATCCGCTACGTCTCAGACACAAGTAAGCGCCCCTTCTTCCTCTACCTGCCGTACTTTGCCATCCACACCCCCATCCAAGGGAAAAAAGAAAAAATCGAGCACTTCAAAAAGAAAATCAAACCAGGATCCGGCCAGAAAAACCCGGAATACGCTGCCATGATTTCCAGCCTGGACGATAACATCGGCCGGCTGATGAAAACCCTGGACGAACAAGGGCTCAGCGACAACACCCTCGTCATTTTCACCTCCGACAACGGAGGGGTCTATAAACTCTCCCAACAAAAACCCCTGCGCGCCGGAAAAGGCGCCTACTACGAAGGCGGGATCCGTGAACCCTTCCTGATCCGCTGGCCCGCCAAGGTGAAGGCTGGTAAAAACCCGACACCCGTCGTAGGCATCGATTTTTTCCCTACCCTGCTCGATGCCGCCAAGGTAAAGCCACCCAAAGGCAAGGTCTTGGACGGACTCAGCTTACTGCCCGAACTGACCGGCAGTGGCAAGCTGGCCTCCCGTGCCCTCTACTGGCATTTTCCAATCTACCTCCAAGGAGGCAACAGCGATTGTCAGGACGGCATCTTCAGAACCCGACCGGGCTCCGCCATCCGCCACGGCGATTGGAAACTCATCGAGTATTTCGAAAATGGAGACCTCGAACTCTACAACCTCGCCAAAGACGAAGGAGAACAAAAGAACCTCGCCAGCAGCCATCCGGAAAAAACCCAAGAGCTACTCGGAATGCTGAAATCCTGGCGCAAACAAACCAAGGCACCAGTTCCCAGCCAACTGAACCCGAAGTTCAAGCCATAA
- a CDS encoding PEP-CTERM sorting domain-containing protein has protein sequence MRISPLVSLSLAAATLQPCHAALIQLNNNGNTGGHLIVVSGGNYYKPDINASTSANIGSNASDNNIWGSGNSAAATGSDIGSTWRTAATTKIGTIINNDANDAFSSTSDLAQSIAISLQLKVSALGPNNQPGFAPLAVLYGVDTAASGTSGWWATADKATQAVSNGSTIVPGIFNAGNNTWSFLFLMPDGMTSNDTGDIFAIAVTGNANAQANEYISFGEGADTTLSITAVPEPSTAALSAFGVIAFLLRRRR, from the coding sequence ATGCGTATTTCCCCACTTGTCAGTCTCAGCCTCGCCGCTGCCACACTCCAACCGTGCCACGCCGCACTCATCCAACTCAATAATAACGGCAACACGGGCGGTCACTTGATCGTCGTTTCAGGTGGCAATTATTATAAACCCGACATCAACGCATCAACGTCCGCGAACATCGGCTCAAACGCCAGTGATAATAACATCTGGGGGTCGGGCAATTCAGCAGCAGCAACCGGCAGCGATATCGGATCAACTTGGCGTACTGCCGCCACCACCAAAATCGGCACCATCATCAATAATGATGCCAACGACGCTTTTTCATCCACTTCCGACCTTGCCCAAAGCATCGCCATTTCCCTACAGCTCAAGGTCTCAGCCCTCGGACCGAACAACCAGCCGGGGTTCGCCCCGCTCGCCGTGCTCTACGGCGTAGATACCGCCGCATCCGGCACGAGCGGATGGTGGGCCACCGCTGATAAAGCAACGCAGGCCGTAAGCAATGGCAGCACAATCGTGCCTGGCATCTTCAATGCTGGCAACAACACGTGGTCCTTCCTTTTCCTCATGCCTGACGGTATGACAAGCAATGACACCGGTGACATCTTCGCCATCGCCGTCACCGGTAATGCCAACGCCCAAGCCAACGAATACATCAGCTTCGGCGAAGGTGCAGACACCACCCTCAGCATCACCGCTGTCCCCGAACCAAGCACTGCGGCCTTGAGTGCCTTCGGAGTGATCGCTTTCCTGCTACGCCGCCGCCGCTAA
- a CDS encoding alpha-L-fucosidase: MNTNISFFRAIQSKRIIASLLTSFLVSTTAHTTAAPPAPYGPVPTANQTKWHQMEYYGLICYGLNTYTGQEWGYGDVSPKLFNPSDLDTDQWARVARDAGMKGLILVAKHHDGFCLWPSKTTDYTVASSPWKDGKGDVLADLSASCKKYGLKLGVYISPWDRNHSEYGKPAYIKDYHEQWREVLTHYGEIFEVWFDGANGGTGYYGGAREKRSIPKDYYQYEKVYQLIKKHQPQTIFFGHEFTEDACRWVGNEKGVAGTTNWCRYTDIKQYNPKKYGIGEKDGQHWIPAEADTTILHPKKWYYNPKSSPRTLSNFVDLYYTTVGRNASFNLGLSIGPDGRIPERDARAMLAQKKQLDRELTTNLAKQAIITTSNIREKHPDYAPGNLLSPDLKSYWASDDGVSTAHVTLEFKQPTRFNRLVLQEHIPLGQRVHRFTLETWQKQGWVQTTEGTTIGYKRILRFPAVQSSKVRVQFETDAPCLAISHIGLYNAPAIMTEPKLASNRDGKVTIIGPKGAEIHYALNQGAFQLYQKPFTLPLGGRVRSYAYDPASKLKTDIVQQTFGLPKTNWKVISSSFANEGAAGINRVIDGDSKSMWHTHGKGGRVPPPHWFIIDLGKTHSLSGFLAMPRHDGSSIGLVDRYSLHVSDDGKDWKLASSGEFSNIKNNPIEQEVSFQKPQRARYVKWVAERAVDGNSCAALCEFGLLAKPSDSISD; the protein is encoded by the coding sequence ATGAATACAAACATCTCCTTTTTTCGAGCTATCCAAAGTAAGCGAATCATCGCCAGCTTACTCACCTCATTTCTCGTCAGTACTACAGCCCACACGACGGCGGCCCCACCCGCACCCTACGGACCGGTGCCAACAGCCAACCAAACCAAATGGCACCAGATGGAATACTACGGCCTGATTTGCTACGGACTGAATACCTACACGGGTCAGGAATGGGGCTATGGCGATGTTTCACCCAAGCTCTTCAACCCGTCTGATCTCGACACCGACCAGTGGGCACGGGTCGCCAGGGACGCCGGCATGAAGGGCTTGATTCTTGTCGCCAAACACCACGACGGGTTCTGCCTCTGGCCATCGAAAACCACCGATTACACCGTGGCCTCATCGCCTTGGAAAGACGGCAAAGGTGACGTTCTCGCCGACCTCTCCGCCTCCTGCAAAAAATACGGACTCAAGCTCGGCGTTTACATTTCCCCCTGGGATCGAAACCACAGCGAATACGGAAAACCCGCCTACATCAAAGACTACCATGAACAATGGCGCGAGGTGCTGACCCATTACGGCGAGATCTTCGAAGTTTGGTTCGACGGAGCCAACGGCGGCACCGGTTATTACGGCGGCGCCAGAGAGAAACGCTCGATCCCAAAAGATTACTATCAATACGAAAAAGTATATCAGCTGATCAAAAAACATCAGCCCCAAACAATCTTCTTCGGCCATGAATTCACCGAAGACGCCTGCCGCTGGGTCGGCAATGAGAAAGGTGTCGCCGGGACCACAAACTGGTGCCGGTACACCGACATCAAACAATACAACCCCAAGAAATACGGCATCGGTGAAAAGGACGGGCAACACTGGATCCCGGCAGAAGCAGACACCACCATTCTTCATCCAAAAAAATGGTACTACAACCCAAAGTCAAGCCCCCGCACACTGTCTAACTTTGTCGATCTCTATTACACAACGGTTGGTCGTAATGCCAGCTTCAACCTGGGACTCTCCATTGGTCCGGACGGACGGATTCCAGAAAGAGATGCGCGCGCGATGCTCGCCCAGAAAAAGCAGCTCGACCGCGAATTGACAACCAATCTGGCAAAACAAGCAATCATCACCACATCCAACATCCGGGAAAAACACCCCGACTACGCGCCAGGAAACCTTCTATCACCTGACCTCAAATCCTACTGGGCAAGTGACGATGGCGTATCCACGGCCCATGTTACCCTGGAGTTCAAACAACCAACCCGCTTCAACCGCTTGGTGCTTCAGGAGCACATCCCCCTAGGTCAGCGTGTGCACCGTTTCACCCTCGAAACATGGCAAAAGCAAGGCTGGGTCCAAACAACAGAGGGAACCACCATCGGCTACAAACGTATCCTGCGCTTCCCTGCAGTGCAAAGTTCCAAGGTAAGAGTTCAATTCGAAACAGACGCTCCCTGTCTCGCTATCTCACATATCGGTCTCTACAACGCACCCGCCATCATGACCGAACCCAAACTGGCCTCCAACCGCGATGGCAAGGTCACGATCATCGGACCAAAGGGTGCTGAAATCCACTACGCCCTCAACCAGGGAGCATTTCAGCTCTATCAAAAACCCTTCACCTTACCGCTGGGAGGAAGGGTTAGATCCTACGCCTACGACCCCGCAAGCAAGCTCAAGACAGACATCGTCCAGCAAACGTTCGGCCTGCCAAAAACCAATTGGAAGGTCATCAGCAGCAGTTTTGCCAACGAAGGAGCAGCTGGTATCAATCGCGTCATCGACGGCGACTCGAAAAGCATGTGGCACACCCATGGCAAAGGTGGCCGGGTCCCTCCACCCCACTGGTTCATCATCGACCTCGGAAAAACCCACTCCCTGAGTGGATTCCTCGCCATGCCTCGCCACGATGGCAGCAGCATCGGCCTGGTGGACAGATACAGCCTCCATGTAAGCGACGACGGCAAAGACTGGAAACTGGCAAGCAGCGGAGAGTTTTCTAACATCAAGAACAATCCGATCGAGCAAGAAGTAAGCTTCCAGAAACCACAGCGCGCGCGTTATGTCAAATGGGTGGCAGAACGCGCCGTCGACGGCAACAGCTGCGCCGCACTCTGCGAGTTTGGCTTGCTCGCCAAGCCCTCGGACTCAATATCAGATTAA